A genomic region of Cannabis sativa cultivar Pink pepper isolate KNU-18-1 chromosome 1, ASM2916894v1, whole genome shotgun sequence contains the following coding sequences:
- the LOC115705207 gene encoding protein GET4 — protein MSGERPRRGVLPPAQENIEKLKKVVEEGNYYGAQQMYKSISARYVSAQRFSEALDIIHSGACIQLDNGQVTCGAELAVLFVDTLVKARVSYDDETLDRVRKIYNKFPQIPVPQHLADDDDVQQLSEALGAAKTRVDGCSSFLKAAIRWSAEFGAPRNGSPELHVMLAEYIYSESPEVDMTRVSNHFIRGNNPKKFASVLVNFMGKCYPGEDDLAISRAILMYLSSGNLRDANQLIDEIKSQVEDRQLDLPHSDLIQFITFLLQTLQRDALPLFNMLKVKYKSCIDRDPSFKELLDDIAEKFYGVRRRNPLQGMFGDIFKMMGAE, from the exons ATGTCCGGGGAGAGACCTAGAAGAGGTGTTCTGCCTCCGGCTCAAGAG AATATTGAGAAATTAAAGAAAGTTGTTGAAGAGGGTAACTACTATGGAGCTCAACAGATGTACAAGTCTATAAGTGCAAG ATATGTATCTGCCCAAAGGTTTTCTGAAGCTTTGGATATTATTCATTCAGGTGCTTGCATCCAATTGGATAACGGGCAG GTAACATGTGGAGCAGAGCTAGCTGTGTTGTTTGTGGATACACTTGTCAAAGCAAGAGTTTCTTATGATGATGAAACCCTTG ACCGTGTCAGGAAAATTTACAATAAGTTTCCTCAGATCCCTGTACCACAACATTTAGCTGATGATGACGATGTACAACAGCTTTCTGAAGCACTTGGGGCAGCAAAAACACGTGTAGATGGTTGCTCATCATTTTTAAAAGCTGCTATTAG ATGGTCTGCAGAGTTTGGAGCACCCAGAAATGGTTCACCTGAACTGCATGTTATGCTAGCAGAGTATATATATTCTGAATCTCCTGAGGTG GATATGACTCGAGTATCAAATCATTTCATTAGAGGAAACAACCCAAAAAAGTTTGCTTCTGTTTTAGTAAATTTCATGGGCAAG TGTTATCCAGGAGAAGATGATTTGGCTATTTCTCGGGCAATTCTAAT GTATTTGTCTTCAGGTAATCTCAGAGATGCTAATCAACTCATCGATGAAATAAAGAGTCAAGTTGAAGATAGGCAGCTTGACCTTCCTCATTCAGATTTGATCCAATTCATTACTTTTCTGCTACAAAC GTTGCAGAGAGATGCTTTACCTCTTTTTAATATGCTAAAAGTGAAATACAAATCATGTATAGACAGAGATCCTTCTTTTAAGGAG TTGCTGGATGATATTGCTGAAAAGTTCTATGGAGTACGACGTAGAAATCCCCTGCAAGGAATGTTCGGTGATATCTTTAAG ATGATGGGGGCAGAGTAG
- the LOC115708282 gene encoding uncharacterized protein LOC115708282 has protein sequence MDDYSVSSTIVFLSAKLSLLRQRVKMENRFGSKPKPATIKLKPIEATPETFQEFGQVVEASDDGDLFSSKDAQLDLTHGIPRLYIMKIEKRPLEFASITHHARVTQCLGSIGGHEWYLGVARPSLLENSNESESDLGKNGVKALSGHLYEPPRVEEIRVFKIAGSKFIKLNRGTWHAGPIFKAESMDFYNLELTDTNLVDHTTHHFKENGVVFFIDD, from the exons ATGGACGATTATTCTGTTTCCTCCACCATTGTCTTCTTATCCGCGAAACTCTCCTTACTACGGCAAAGGGTAAAAATGGAAAATCGTTTCGGATCGAAACCGAAGCCAGCGACGATCAAGCTGAAGCCGATCGAAGCCACTCCGGAGACCTTCCAAGAGTTCGGTCAGGTCGTCGAGGCCTCTGACGACGGAGATCTTTTCAGCTCTAAAGATGCTCAACTCGATCTCACCCATGGAATTCCAAG GTTATACATTATGAAAATTGAGAAAAGACCACTGGAATTTGCGTCAATTACACACCATGCGAGAGTGACCCAGTGTCTAGGTTCGATTGGGGGTCATGAATGGTATCTTGGGGTGGCTAGGCCATCTCTGTTGGAAAATTCAAATGAATCGGAGAGTGATTTGGGCAAGAACGGTGTCAAGGCTTTGAGTGGCCATTTGTACGAGCCTCCTCGTGTTGAGGAGATTCGTGTTTTCAAAATCGCAGGTTCCAAGTTCATTAAGCTCAATCGTGGGACTTGGCATGCTGGGCCAATTTTCAAGGCTGAGTCTATGGATTTCTATAATCTGGAGCTGACTGATACCAAT TTGGTTGATCACACAACGCATCACTTCAAGGAAAATGGAGTGGTTTTCTTTATTGATGACTAG